One Roseburia rectibacter DNA window includes the following coding sequences:
- a CDS encoding glycogen/starch/alpha-glucan phosphorylase: protein MKENVFNKEAFIEDVKENVKNLYRKTLDEASQQEIFQAVSYTVKDVIIDDWLATQKAFDKQDPKMVYYMSMEFLMGRALGNNMINLKMYKEVKEALEEIGLNLDEIEDQEPDPALGNGGLGRLAACFMESLATLGYAAYGCGIRYRYGMFKQKIKDGFQVEVPDNWLKNGYPFELRRPEYSYEVKFGGYVRAEVTEEGKTRFIQENYQSVLAVPYDMPIVGYGNHVVDTLMIWDAEPMECFELDSFDKGDYHKAVEQENLARNLVEVLYPNDNHIAGKELRLKQQYFFVSASVQRALARYKKHHDDIHKLPEKVTFQLNDTHPTVAVAELMRILLDEEGLSWDEAWEITTKTCAYTNHTIMAEALEKWPIEIFSRLLPRIYQIVEEINRRFILQIQAEFPGDNGKVARMAIVYDGQVKMAHLAIAAGYSVNGVAKLHTEILKNEQLHDFYELFPQKFNNKTNGITQRRFLMHGDPLLADWVSEHIGNDWITNLAHIEKLAIYATDKKAQQEFMNIKYQNKLRLAKYIKEHNGIEVDPRSIFDVQVKRLHEYKRQLLNILHVMYLYNELKEHPDMDFYPRTFIFGAKAAAGYKNAKLTIKLINNVADVINNDRSINGKIKVVFIEDYRVSIAEWIFAAADVSEQISTASKEASGTGNMKFMLNGALTLGTMDGANVEIVEEVGKENAFIFGMSSDEVIAHERNRDYDPMQIFNSDQDIRKVLMQLINGFYSPNDPELFRDLYNSLLNTQCTQFADTYFILKDFRSYADAQRRVMEAYKDEEGWAKSAILNIAHAGKFSSDRTIQEYVDDIWHLDKITVEV, encoded by the coding sequence ATGAAGGAAAATGTTTTCAACAAAGAAGCGTTTATTGAGGATGTAAAAGAAAATGTAAAGAATCTTTACCGCAAAACGTTAGATGAGGCGTCACAGCAGGAGATTTTTCAGGCAGTTTCCTACACGGTAAAAGATGTCATTATTGATGACTGGCTTGCCACACAGAAAGCGTTTGACAAACAGGATCCAAAGATGGTTTACTACATGTCCATGGAGTTTTTAATGGGTCGTGCGCTTGGCAACAACATGATCAATTTAAAAATGTACAAAGAGGTCAAAGAGGCACTTGAGGAGATCGGTCTGAACTTAGATGAGATCGAGGATCAGGAGCCGGATCCGGCACTTGGAAATGGCGGACTCGGACGTCTTGCAGCCTGCTTTATGGAGTCACTGGCAACACTTGGATACGCAGCTTACGGCTGCGGTATCCGTTACCGGTACGGAATGTTCAAACAGAAGATCAAAGACGGTTTTCAGGTGGAAGTGCCGGATAACTGGTTAAAGAATGGATATCCGTTTGAACTTCGCCGTCCGGAGTATTCCTATGAAGTTAAATTCGGCGGTTATGTCCGTGCAGAAGTGACAGAAGAGGGGAAAACACGTTTTATACAGGAAAATTACCAGTCTGTTTTAGCGGTACCGTATGATATGCCGATCGTAGGTTATGGCAATCATGTGGTAGATACCTTAATGATCTGGGATGCAGAGCCGATGGAGTGCTTTGAGTTAGACTCTTTTGATAAAGGTGATTACCACAAGGCAGTAGAGCAGGAAAATCTTGCCCGCAACTTAGTGGAAGTACTTTATCCGAATGATAATCATATCGCAGGAAAAGAGCTTCGTTTAAAACAGCAGTATTTCTTTGTATCTGCAAGTGTACAGCGTGCGCTGGCACGTTACAAAAAACATCATGATGATATCCACAAACTGCCGGAGAAAGTGACATTCCAGTTAAATGATACACATCCGACTGTTGCAGTGGCAGAACTTATGCGTATTTTACTTGACGAAGAAGGATTAAGCTGGGATGAGGCATGGGAGATCACAACAAAGACCTGTGCATACACCAACCACACGATCATGGCTGAGGCACTTGAAAAATGGCCGATCGAGATATTCTCAAGGCTGCTTCCGCGTATCTATCAGATCGTTGAGGAGATTAACCGCAGATTTATTTTACAGATCCAGGCGGAGTTCCCTGGCGATAACGGCAAGGTTGCACGCATGGCGATCGTTTATGATGGTCAGGTGAAGATGGCACATCTTGCAATCGCAGCAGGATATTCCGTAAACGGTGTGGCAAAACTCCACACAGAGATTTTAAAGAATGAGCAGCTTCATGATTTTTATGAGTTATTCCCGCAGAAGTTCAACAACAAGACAAACGGAATCACACAGCGCCGCTTCTTAATGCATGGTGATCCATTGCTTGCAGACTGGGTAAGTGAGCATATCGGAAATGACTGGATCACAAATCTTGCCCATATTGAAAAGCTGGCGATTTATGCAACTGATAAGAAAGCACAGCAGGAGTTCATGAATATCAAATACCAGAATAAACTGCGTCTTGCAAAATATATCAAAGAGCATAATGGTATCGAAGTAGATCCACGTTCTATCTTTGATGTGCAGGTAAAACGTCTGCATGAATACAAACGTCAGCTGCTCAACATTTTGCATGTTATGTACCTGTACAATGAATTAAAAGAGCATCCGGATATGGATTTTTATCCGAGAACATTTATTTTTGGCGCAAAAGCAGCAGCAGGCTATAAGAATGCCAAACTTACAATCAAGCTGATCAACAATGTTGCAGATGTCATCAACAATGACAGAAGCATTAATGGCAAGATCAAAGTTGTATTTATTGAAGACTACCGTGTATCGATCGCAGAGTGGATCTTTGCGGCAGCAGATGTCAGTGAGCAGATTTCTACAGCCAGCAAAGAGGCATCCGGAACCGGTAACATGAAATTCATGTTAAACGGTGCGCTGACGCTCGGAACGATGGATGGTGCCAATGTTGAGATCGTAGAGGAAGTCGGCAAAGAAAATGCCTTTATTTTCGGTATGAGTTCCGATGAAGTCATTGCGCATGAAAGAAACCGTGACTATGATCCAATGCAGATCTTCAACAGTGATCAGGATATCCGTAAGGTACTGATGCAGCTCATCAATGGATTTTATTCACCGAATGATCCTGAGTTATTCCGTGACCTTTACAATTCACTGCTCAATACACAGTGTACACAGTTTGCAGATACCTATTTCATTTTAAAGGATTTCCGTTCCTATGCAGATGCACAGAGACGCGTCATGGAAGCATACAAAGATGAGGAAGGCTGGGCAAAGAGTGCAATCTTAAATATCGCGCATGCCGGTAAATTCTCATCTGACCGTACGATTCAGGAATATGTAGATGATATCTGGCACTTAGACAAAATTACCGTAGAGGTATAA
- a CDS encoding HAD family hydrolase — MKKQGIIFDMDGTLWDSAANVAESWNEAIRQDGRINKVLTEADIKGVMGKTMDVIAKLLFPELSEAEQESLLAECCRIENDYLREHGGVLYPDLEDTFKELKKNYELYIVSNCQKGYIEAFLDHYHFWDYFSDIECYGNNLLQKGDNIRLLADRNHLEEAVYVGDIQGDYEASKKAGVGFIHAAYGFGSVPEAQHKILAFSELVTKKVAEKYFAEKNRD, encoded by the coding sequence ATGAAAAAACAGGGAATTATTTTTGACATGGACGGTACACTCTGGGATTCCGCAGCCAATGTGGCTGAATCCTGGAACGAAGCGATCCGTCAGGATGGAAGGATAAATAAGGTACTCACGGAAGCAGATATCAAGGGCGTTATGGGAAAAACCATGGATGTGATCGCAAAGCTGTTATTCCCGGAACTTTCCGAAGCAGAGCAGGAATCTCTTTTAGCAGAGTGCTGCAGGATAGAAAATGATTATTTAAGAGAGCACGGCGGTGTGCTTTACCCGGATCTTGAGGATACTTTCAAAGAATTAAAAAAGAATTATGAACTCTATATTGTAAGTAATTGTCAGAAAGGTTACATTGAGGCATTTTTAGATCACTATCATTTCTGGGATTATTTTTCAGATATTGAATGTTATGGCAATAATCTTTTACAGAAAGGTGATAATATCAGACTTCTGGCAGACCGGAATCATTTAGAGGAAGCGGTCTATGTGGGTGATATCCAGGGAGATTATGAGGCAAGCAAAAAGGCGGGAGTCGGATTTATACATGCTGCATATGGTTTTGGAAGTGTTCCGGAAGCACAGCATAAGATTCTGGCATTTTCAGAACTTGTGACAAAAAAGGTGGCAGAAAAATATTTTGCAGAGAAGAACAGGGACTGA
- a CDS encoding response regulator transcription factor → MEQYNILIVEDDKEIRDGIEIFLKSQNYNVYKAADGIEGLEIIESKEIHLAIVDIMMPRMDGVTMTLKLREHHDFPVIMLSAKSEETDKVIGLNIGADDYVTKPFTPLELMARVNSQIRRYTKFNNKSQEKKENDRVHIIGGIELNEDTVEVFVDGKPVKMTPIEFKILALLMKNPGRVYSADEIYERVWNEKAINTDTIMVHVRNIRDKIEINPREPKYLKVVWGVGYKMEKQP, encoded by the coding sequence ATGGAACAGTACAATATTTTAATCGTAGAAGATGACAAAGAGATCCGTGATGGAATCGAGATATTTTTAAAAAGCCAGAATTATAACGTTTATAAGGCGGCAGATGGTATAGAAGGTTTAGAGATTATTGAGAGTAAGGAGATACATCTTGCGATCGTTGATATCATGATGCCGCGTATGGATGGGGTAACAATGACATTAAAACTCAGGGAACATCATGATTTTCCTGTAATTATGCTTTCGGCGAAATCAGAGGAGACAGATAAAGTGATCGGGCTGAACATCGGAGCGGACGATTATGTGACAAAACCATTTACGCCGTTAGAATTGATGGCGCGCGTCAATTCCCAGATCCGGCGTTATACAAAGTTTAACAACAAAAGTCAGGAGAAAAAGGAAAATGACAGGGTACATATCATTGGCGGAATTGAGCTGAATGAAGATACGGTAGAAGTATTTGTGGATGGAAAACCGGTAAAAATGACACCGATTGAGTTTAAAATCTTAGCACTTCTGATGAAAAATCCGGGAAGAGTTTATTCGGCGGACGAGATTTACGAGCGTGTCTGGAATGAAAAAGCGATCAATACGGATACGATTATGGTGCATGTGAGAAATATCAGGGATAAGATCGAGATCAATCCGAGAGAACCAAAATATTTAAAGGTGGTGTGGGGCGTTGGATATAAAATGGAAAAACAGCCGTAA
- a CDS encoding sensor histidine kinase has product MDIKWKNSRKAGIVITAGFLLVLAVINFLCYPGINRRSKDWMQKTEAAKTGADSDTQIRTQFLKNLYEGFYLLDLEYQNQKSETEMSATDLYIASYAKADETDRWESQEQLEQVTNDEVLSVMDEWSSQFEKIRSQIDYCVMESEDGSKLKNTTQNLESVLGGEEKDVSEQLAQYYSELFAVKFNEVGAMEVIPLLSDRENSGDLLVKSLGAQERSELLKTNLEEYFNPTDMPVLKGPENIEFVIGISKEKASENILYDSGSDEEEDYFEKLSAYKINGALPLYGASVVAVIAFMFFMTGKKAGGNILNDGKVHAYAAELGVTGVICGLCLQNYFMELIWSYGFDSFSDAADELMGGQVYDVVISVLTVVGTLWLIYAMWFAAAYLLRPVFSVGLWEYVKRYSLVYQIFPWIIKQFKKTGNRIRQWWNTLSGEITHIDFSEETTKLILKVVVINFAVLAACSLFWFFGIGALVVYSIVLFFIIKKHYEQINKDYHAMLDAMQTIAEGNLDQEIQGDFGIFNPFRYELAQIQTGMKKAVEEEVKSQRMKTELITNVSHDLKTPLTAITTYIELLKKEDITEEERRSYIDTLERKSLRLKVLIEDLFEVSKANSNNIVLNKMELDVVNLIKQVSIEHVDKMKERGLELKWNVPEEKVLLMLDNQKTYRIFENLFVNVVKYAMQGSRVYLEVRKKASLVEIILKNMSAEEIHISGDEITERFVRGDSSRNTEGSGLGLAIAKSFTEAQDGEFHVEVDGDLFKVVILF; this is encoded by the coding sequence TTGGATATAAAATGGAAAAACAGCCGTAAGGCGGGGATTGTGATAACAGCAGGGTTTCTTCTTGTTTTAGCAGTTATCAATTTTTTATGCTATCCGGGAATCAATCGCAGAAGCAAAGACTGGATGCAAAAGACAGAAGCAGCAAAAACAGGTGCAGACAGTGATACGCAGATTCGGACACAGTTTCTGAAAAATCTGTATGAGGGATTTTATCTGCTCGATCTGGAATATCAGAATCAGAAGAGTGAGACGGAGATGTCAGCAACAGATCTTTATATCGCATCTTATGCAAAAGCGGATGAAACCGACAGGTGGGAGTCACAGGAACAATTAGAGCAGGTAACCAATGATGAAGTATTGTCGGTGATGGATGAATGGAGCAGTCAGTTTGAAAAAATCCGTTCCCAGATTGATTATTGCGTCATGGAATCCGAAGATGGAAGTAAACTGAAAAATACAACGCAGAATTTAGAGAGTGTACTCGGTGGAGAGGAAAAGGATGTCAGTGAACAACTGGCACAATATTACAGCGAATTGTTTGCGGTAAAATTTAATGAAGTCGGGGCGATGGAAGTAATTCCTCTGCTGTCAGACAGGGAAAATAGCGGCGATCTTTTAGTAAAATCCTTAGGGGCACAGGAACGCAGTGAACTGTTAAAAACTAATCTGGAAGAATATTTTAATCCGACAGACATGCCCGTGCTCAAAGGACCGGAAAATATAGAGTTTGTGATCGGTATTTCCAAAGAGAAAGCATCTGAAAATATTCTTTATGATTCTGGCAGTGATGAGGAAGAAGATTATTTTGAAAAGCTGTCCGCCTATAAAATTAATGGGGCACTTCCATTGTATGGCGCATCTGTTGTAGCGGTGATCGCATTTATGTTTTTTATGACAGGGAAAAAAGCCGGAGGCAATATCTTAAATGATGGAAAGGTACATGCTTACGCGGCAGAACTTGGAGTCACAGGTGTGATCTGCGGACTGTGTCTGCAGAATTACTTTATGGAACTTATCTGGTCATATGGATTTGATTCATTTTCGGATGCGGCAGATGAACTGATGGGTGGACAGGTTTATGATGTTGTGATCAGCGTACTTACTGTAGTTGGAACTTTGTGGCTGATCTATGCAATGTGGTTTGCAGCCGCATATCTGCTGAGACCGGTATTTTCAGTCGGACTATGGGAATATGTTAAAAGATACAGTCTGGTCTATCAGATCTTCCCATGGATAATAAAACAGTTTAAAAAGACAGGCAACCGGATCAGACAGTGGTGGAACACACTCTCCGGGGAGATCACACACATTGATTTCAGTGAGGAAACGACAAAACTGATCTTAAAAGTTGTCGTTATAAACTTTGCAGTGCTTGCAGCCTGTTCCTTGTTCTGGTTCTTTGGGATCGGTGCATTAGTTGTCTATTCGATCGTCCTGTTTTTTATTATAAAGAAACATTATGAGCAGATCAATAAAGATTATCATGCGATGTTAGATGCCATGCAGACGATCGCAGAAGGTAATCTTGATCAGGAGATTCAGGGGGATTTTGGCATATTTAATCCGTTCCGGTACGAACTTGCGCAGATCCAGACCGGTATGAAAAAAGCTGTGGAGGAAGAGGTAAAGAGCCAGCGTATGAAAACAGAACTGATCACAAATGTTTCACATGACTTAAAAACACCGCTCACTGCCATCACGACATACATTGAACTGCTGAAAAAAGAAGACATCACGGAGGAAGAAAGACGTTCTTACATTGATACTTTAGAGCGTAAATCACTGCGCCTTAAGGTGCTGATCGAAGATCTTTTTGAAGTCAGCAAGGCAAACAGCAATAATATCGTACTTAATAAGATGGAACTTGATGTTGTAAACCTGATCAAACAGGTAAGTATTGAACATGTGGATAAGATGAAAGAGCGGGGACTCGAACTTAAGTGGAATGTGCCGGAAGAGAAAGTACTGTTAATGCTTGATAACCAGAAAACCTACCGCATTTTTGAAAATCTCTTTGTCAATGTGGTCAAATATGCAATGCAGGGCAGCAGGGTTTATTTAGAGGTGCGAAAGAAAGCATCCCTTGTGGAAATCATCTTAAAAAATATGTCTGCTGAGGAAATACATATCAGCGGTGATGAGATCACGGAACGATTTGTGCGTGGCGACAGTTCAAGAAACACAGAAGGTTCCGGACTTGGTCTTGCGATCGCAAAAAGTTTTACCGAAGCCCAGGACGGCGAATTCCACGTCGAGGTCGACGGGGATCTGTTCAAAGTTGTCATTTTGTTTTAG
- a CDS encoding Type 1 glutamine amidotransferase-like domain-containing protein, with the protein MKLFLCSHFSSVGSLIKEEIENKKVAFIPTASLREGYTGYVGSARKLFKKLGAIVTEIDISTEAYSTIQSVFEEADVIYFTGGNSFFLMDQLRKTGTDGLLKKELANGKLMIGESAGAIICAPSIQYIEQMDEKPEDYSQEDDAGIDLIDFYVLPHYLTAPFKKVTEKIMTEFSDLNLCPINNRQGIVIDGEDSKVICKD; encoded by the coding sequence ATGAAATTATTTTTATGTTCGCACTTTTCAAGTGTAGGAAGTCTGATAAAGGAAGAAATTGAAAATAAGAAAGTCGCATTTATTCCAACAGCTTCACTGCGTGAAGGCTACACCGGTTATGTCGGCTCGGCTCGAAAATTATTCAAAAAGTTGGGAGCGATCGTAACTGAAATTGATATTTCAACGGAGGCTTATTCAACGATACAGTCTGTTTTTGAAGAAGCAGATGTGATATATTTTACCGGCGGAAATTCTTTCTTTCTTATGGACCAGCTCCGTAAAACGGGAACTGATGGACTGCTGAAAAAGGAATTGGCAAATGGAAAATTGATGATCGGCGAGTCGGCAGGCGCAATTATATGCGCTCCAAGCATCCAATATATCGAGCAAATGGATGAAAAGCCGGAGGACTACTCACAAGAAGATGATGCAGGGATTGATTTGATTGATTTCTATGTTCTTCCGCATTATCTTACAGCACCATTTAAGAAAGTTACCGAGAAAATAATGACTGAGTTTTCGGATTTGAATCTATGCCCAATTAACAACCGTCAGGGAATTGTAATTGATGGTGAAGATTCAAAGGTTATTTGCAAAGACTAA
- the ileS gene encoding isoleucine--tRNA ligase, with protein sequence MYKKVDANLNFVDREKQIEKFWNDNDIFKKSMEHRKEGETYTFYDGPPTANGKPHIGHVETRTIKDMIPRYQTMKGKFVPRKAGWDTHGLPVELEVEKLLGLNGKEQIEEYGMEPFIKKCKESVWKYKGMWEDFSKTVGFWADMDNPYVTYDDNFIESEWWALKEIWNKNLLYKGFKIVPYCPRCGTPLSSQEVAQGYKTVKERSAVARFKVIGEDAYFLAWTTTPWTLPSNVALCVNPDETYCKVKAVDGYTYYMAEALLDTVLGKLLDKDAAEGTKAYEVLETYKGSDLEYKEYEPLFDCAKEIIEKQHKKAHYIVCDTYVTMTDGTGIVHIAPAFGEDDAAVGRKYDLPFVQLVDGKGELTKETPYAGIFVKKADPMVLKDLNEKGLLFDAPKFEHEYPHCWRCDTPLIYYARESWFIKMTAVKDDLIRNNNTVNWIPESIGKGRFGDWLENIQDWGISRNRYWGTPLPVWECECGHQECIGSRAELAERSGNPNDAKVELHRPYIDAVTFKCPDCGKEMHRVPEVIDCWFDSGAMPFAQHHYPFENKDVFEKQFPAKFISEAVDQTRGWFYSLMAESTLLFNKAPYENVIVLGHVQDENGQKMSKSKGNAVDPFDALETYGADAIRWYFYTSSAPWIPKRFSGKLVQEGQRKFMGTLWNTYAFFVLYANIDQFDATKYTLDYEKLSVMDKWLLSKLNSAIKGTDENLANYRIPEAAKVLDEFVDDMSNWYVRRSRDRFWAKGMEQDKINAYMTLYTALVEICKAAAPMIPFMTEEIYQNLVRSINTEAPESIHLCDFPAVNESWIDKDLEKNMDEVLKIVVMGRACRNSANIKNRQPIGNMYVKAPNVLPEYFVEIIEDELNVKKVNFTEDVSAYTSYTFKPQLRTVGPKYGKFLGQIQKALAELDGNKAMAELKANGVLALPSVSDDVKLSEEDLLITMTQMEGYVTEGDNTVTVVLDTNLTLELVEEGFVRELISKIQTMRKEAGFEVMDKISIYYHADEKVADIFNKYENDIMGDVLGTEVVAEADSFDSGENGIYCKEWNINGEKVLLGVKKGEN encoded by the coding sequence ATGTATAAGAAAGTTGATGCGAATCTGAATTTCGTAGACAGAGAAAAACAGATCGAAAAGTTCTGGAATGACAACGACATCTTTAAAAAGAGCATGGAACACCGCAAGGAAGGAGAGACGTACACCTTTTATGACGGACCGCCAACTGCAAACGGCAAACCGCACATCGGACATGTGGAGACCCGTACGATCAAAGATATGATCCCGAGATACCAGACCATGAAAGGAAAATTTGTTCCGCGTAAAGCCGGCTGGGATACACACGGACTTCCGGTAGAACTTGAGGTAGAAAAACTCCTTGGTTTAAATGGAAAAGAGCAGATCGAAGAATATGGTATGGAGCCTTTCATCAAAAAATGTAAGGAATCCGTCTGGAAATACAAAGGAATGTGGGAAGATTTCTCTAAGACCGTTGGTTTCTGGGCTGATATGGATAATCCATATGTTACCTATGATGATAATTTTATCGAATCTGAGTGGTGGGCATTAAAAGAAATCTGGAATAAAAACCTTTTATACAAAGGATTTAAGATTGTTCCTTACTGCCCGCGCTGTGGTACACCGTTATCTTCACAGGAAGTTGCGCAGGGTTATAAAACTGTCAAAGAGCGTTCCGCAGTTGCACGTTTTAAGGTAATCGGAGAGGATGCATACTTCCTTGCATGGACCACAACCCCTTGGACACTTCCGTCTAACGTTGCACTCTGTGTGAACCCGGATGAGACATACTGTAAAGTAAAAGCTGTCGATGGATATACCTATTATATGGCAGAGGCACTGCTTGACACGGTTCTTGGCAAACTGCTTGATAAGGATGCAGCAGAGGGAACAAAGGCATATGAGGTATTAGAGACTTACAAGGGAAGCGATTTAGAGTACAAAGAGTATGAGCCTTTATTTGACTGTGCAAAAGAGATTATCGAAAAACAGCACAAAAAAGCGCATTACATCGTATGTGATACCTATGTAACCATGACAGATGGTACTGGTATCGTTCATATCGCACCTGCATTCGGTGAAGATGATGCCGCTGTCGGAAGAAAATATGACCTTCCATTTGTACAGCTTGTAGATGGAAAAGGTGAGCTTACAAAAGAAACACCATATGCCGGTATTTTTGTAAAGAAAGCCGATCCTATGGTATTAAAAGATCTCAATGAAAAAGGATTATTATTTGATGCGCCGAAGTTTGAACATGAATATCCACACTGCTGGAGATGCGACACACCACTGATCTACTACGCAAGAGAATCCTGGTTCATCAAGATGACTGCAGTCAAAGATGACCTGATCCGCAACAATAACACCGTAAACTGGATTCCGGAGTCCATCGGAAAAGGACGTTTTGGTGACTGGCTTGAGAATATCCAGGACTGGGGTATTTCCCGTAACCGTTACTGGGGAACACCACTTCCGGTATGGGAGTGTGAGTGTGGTCATCAGGAGTGTATCGGAAGCCGCGCAGAACTCGCGGAGAGAAGCGGTAATCCAAATGATGCCAAAGTAGAACTTCATCGTCCGTATATCGATGCAGTTACATTCAAATGTCCGGATTGTGGAAAAGAAATGCATCGTGTACCGGAAGTAATCGACTGCTGGTTCGATTCCGGAGCAATGCCATTTGCACAGCATCACTATCCATTTGAGAACAAAGATGTATTTGAAAAACAGTTCCCGGCGAAGTTTATCTCTGAGGCAGTTGACCAGACAAGAGGATGGTTCTACTCCCTGATGGCAGAATCTACACTGTTATTTAACAAAGCGCCTTACGAGAACGTTATCGTTCTTGGCCATGTACAGGATGAGAACGGACAGAAGATGAGTAAGTCCAAAGGAAATGCAGTAGATCCGTTTGATGCATTAGAGACTTATGGCGCAGATGCGATCCGCTGGTATTTCTATACAAGCAGTGCACCGTGGATCCCGAAACGTTTCAGCGGTAAGCTGGTACAGGAAGGACAGCGCAAATTCATGGGTACTCTGTGGAATACTTATGCATTTTTTGTACTGTATGCAAATATTGACCAGTTTGATGCGACGAAATATACTTTAGATTATGAGAAATTATCCGTTATGGATAAATGGCTGTTATCCAAACTGAATTCTGCGATCAAAGGAACAGATGAGAACCTTGCAAATTACCGCATCCCGGAGGCAGCAAAGGTACTCGATGAGTTCGTGGATGACATGAGTAACTGGTATGTCAGAAGAAGCCGTGACCGTTTCTGGGCAAAGGGCATGGAGCAGGATAAGATCAATGCTTACATGACACTTTATACTGCACTTGTTGAGATCTGTAAGGCAGCAGCTCCTATGATCCCATTCATGACAGAGGAGATTTATCAGAATCTGGTGCGTTCCATCAATACAGAGGCACCGGAGAGTATCCATCTGTGCGATTTCCCGGCAGTCAATGAAAGCTGGATCGACAAAGATTTAGAGAAAAATATGGATGAGGTCTTAAAGATCGTTGTTATGGGTCGGGCGTGCCGTAACTCTGCAAATATCAAGAATCGTCAGCCAATCGGAAATATGTATGTCAAAGCACCGAATGTACTGCCAGAATATTTTGTGGAGATCATCGAGGATGAGTTAAATGTGAAGAAAGTAAACTTCACAGAGGATGTCAGTGCATATACAAGCTATACTTTCAAACCACAGCTTCGTACTGTCGGACCGAAATATGGCAAGTTCTTAGGACAGATCCAGAAAGCACTTGCAGAGTTAGACGGAAATAAGGCAATGGCAGAATTAAAGGCAAACGGCGTGCTTGCGCTGCCTTCTGTCAGTGATGATGTAAAACTTTCCGAGGAAGACCTTCTGATCACGATGACACAGATGGAAGGTTATGTGACGGAAGGAGATAATACGGTAACAGTTGTGCTTGATACGAACCTGACACTTGAACTGGTAGAGGAAGGATTTGTCCGTGAGCTGATCAGCAAGATCCAGACCATGCGTAAGGAAGCCGGATTTGAGGTTATGGATAAAATTTCCATTTACTATCATGCAGATGAAAAAGTAGCCGACATCTTTAATAAGTACGAAAATGACATCATGGGTGATGTTTTAGGTACTGAAGTTGTAGCAGAAGCTGATTCTTTTGACTCCGGAGAAAACGGAATTTACTGCAAGGAATGGAACATCAATGGGGAAAAAGTATTGCTTGGAGTCAAAAAAGGAGAAAACTAG
- a CDS encoding DHH family phosphoesterase — MTKLEELLKQINRKHVYIQTHNFPDPDAIASALGIQELLKHNGITSTICYKGKIDRYSTDKLRELMNIELLNVEDLGAILTEEDEVILVDAQKGNSNIIDITGDEIICIDHHPENEKFSYRFKDIRPGVGACATIVAQYFFENEIPMDRRIATTLTYGIRIDTNNLSRGVSKLDIEMLYRMFDECDYEVIHMLENSNLCFDDLMAYSSAISSIEVYDDISFCNTGKDCPVIANISDFMLALKEVSFSVVYSRKSDGIKLSVRSEKSMLDAGKIVAEALKGIGNGGGHASMAGGFVPCTGSDMDVKLLEAQMKERFLAVIADVKKRAV, encoded by the coding sequence ATGACAAAGCTAGAAGAATTGTTAAAACAGATCAACCGAAAACACGTATATATCCAGACACATAATTTCCCGGATCCGGATGCGATCGCAAGTGCGCTTGGCATACAGGAGTTATTAAAGCACAATGGTATTACTTCGACGATCTGTTACAAAGGAAAAATCGACCGTTACAGCACAGATAAACTGCGGGAACTGATGAACATTGAGCTCCTGAATGTGGAAGATCTTGGAGCGATCCTGACGGAAGAAGATGAAGTGATCCTTGTAGATGCACAGAAAGGCAACTCCAATATCATAGATATTACGGGGGATGAGATCATCTGCATTGACCATCATCCCGAAAATGAAAAGTTTTCATACCGGTTTAAGGACATCCGTCCGGGGGTGGGTGCCTGTGCAACGATCGTAGCGCAGTATTTCTTTGAGAATGAGATCCCGATGGATAGAAGGATTGCGACGACTCTGACATACGGTATAAGGATCGACACCAACAATTTGAGCCGTGGGGTATCAAAACTTGATATTGAGATGCTCTACCGGATGTTTGATGAATGTGATTATGAGGTCATTCATATGTTAGAAAACAGTAATCTTTGTTTTGATGACCTGATGGCATATTCCAGCGCCATTTCAAGCATTGAGGTTTATGATGATATCAGCTTCTGTAATACAGGGAAAGATTGTCCGGTGATCGCAAATATATCCGATTTCATGCTTGCTTTAAAAGAAGTGTCATTTTCCGTTGTGTATTCGAGAAAGTCAGACGGGATCAAACTTTCCGTGCGCAGTGAAAAGAGTATGCTCGATGCAGGAAAGATCGTGGCAGAGGCACTGAAGGGAATTGGCAATGGCGGCGGTCACGCATCGATGGCAGGAGGATTTGTGCCATGTACGGGCAGTGACATGGATGTCAAACTGTTAGAGGCACAGATGAAAGAGAGGTTTCTGGCAGTGATCGCGGATGTCAAAAAGCGTGCGGTATAA